A region of Oxyura jamaicensis isolate SHBP4307 breed ruddy duck chromosome 5, BPBGC_Ojam_1.0, whole genome shotgun sequence DNA encodes the following proteins:
- the FSHB gene encoding follitropin subunit beta, with product MKTLNCYVLLFCWKAICCYSCELTNITIAVEREECEFCITVNATWCSGYCFTRDPVYKYPPVSSVQQTCTFKEVVYETVKIPGCGDHPESFYSYPVATECHCETCDTDSTDCTVRGLGPSYCSFSQNGSNQ from the exons ATGAAGACACTTAACTGCTATGTGTTGTTATTTTGCTGGAAAGCAATTTGTTGCTACAGCTGTGAGCTCACCAATATTACTATAGCAGTGGAAAGAGAAGAATGTGAATTCTGTATTACAGTGAATGCCACGTGGTGCTCAGGATACTGCTTCACAAGG GATCCGGTATATAAATATCCACCGGTATCATCCGTTCAGCAAACATGTACTTTCAAGGAGGTTGTGTATGAAACAGTGAAGATCCCTGGCTGTGGTGACCATCCTGAATCTTTTTATTCGTACCCGGTAGCTACAGAGTGCCACTGTGAGACCTGTGACACCGACAGCACTGACTGCACTGTGAGGGGACTGGGGCCATCCTACTGCTCCTTCAGTCAGAATGGAAGTAACCAATGA